Proteins encoded together in one Branchiostoma lanceolatum isolate klBraLanc5 chromosome 11, klBraLanc5.hap2, whole genome shotgun sequence window:
- the LOC136444316 gene encoding collectin-10-like — protein MYEQAQADRCPFSGPRGGQTGRTPSQTSYVRQRNGASDRRQEGQGSSSDTYEEAERVYYTIKDEDLPLSLRGAGQQQKLAQPGLQISGPPPSSDKRQEGQGSSSGTYEEAERAYYATKDEDLPLSLRGVRRQQESAQPGVQISEPQNPPVHQSGSRGRGRHGNDASDKLQEEQEASSHTYEEAEVVKLHATSAGSCSIGRCFCFIATVVLVGSGATITALLILMFYNTQELDIQTPNPTQDSRNWIWTTFNITEPAVIATTASTNPSILQITDGKVRHEGHNPPTMTEPPGKIVPILPEDAGPVGPPGPSGPPGPPSLPEVPLSAGPTYPNPDGPPERPQTNIRGRSDKVSCPGGYAVFRGICYKLFETKKTFSEAFATCRADGGTLAIPRDDQINDFLISLCHKPGNVQPIKVWFGLHDRREEGKFEWVDGSPLGEYNSWGAIQPNEGPYGRLQNCVYYWAWSTLIDPNRWYNGNCDLQHRFVCQVFPDSATA, from the exons ATGTACGAACAAGCCCAGGCGGACCGGTGCCCCTTTTCCGGCCCCCGCGGCGGCCAAACAGGCAGGACGCCGTCCCAAACCTCTTATGTCCGTCAGCGCAACGGCGCTTCTGACAGGCGGCAGGAGGGACAAGGAAGTTCCtcagacacgtacgaagaagccgagagAGTGTACTATACAATCAAGGACGAGGATCTCCCGCTGTCTTTACGTGGGGCGGGGCAGCAGCAGAAGTTGGCTCAACCCGGGCTCCAGATCAGCGGGCCGCCGCCTTCTTCTGACAAGCGACAGGAGGGACAAGGAAGTTCATCAGGCACGTATGAAGAAGCCGAGAGAGCGTACTATGCAACCAAGGATGAGGATCTCCCGCTGTCTTTACGTGGGGTGAGGCGGCAGCAGGAGTCGGCTCAGCCGGGGGTCCAAATCAGCGAGCCGCAGAACCCTCCTGTCCATCAAAGTGGTTCACGCGGGCGTGGCCGCCATGGCAACGACGCTTCTGACAAGTTGCAAGAAGAGCAAGAAGCTTCTTcacacacgtacgaagaagctgAGGTTGTGAAACTTCACGCAACGTCTGCAG GCTCTTGTTCTATCGGGCGGTGTTTCTGCTTCATCGCTACAGTTGTCCTGGTAGGATCCGGAGCGACCATAACAGCACTTCTCATATTGATGTTCTACAACACGCAGGAGTTGGACATCCAAACG CCCAATCCTACACAAGACTCCAGAAACTGGATTTGGACTACATTTAACATTACAGAACCTGCCGTCATCGCCACCACTGCTAGCACCAACCCCTCCATTCTCCAGATCACTGATG GTAAAGTGAGACATGAGGGGCATAACCCACCTACCATGACTGAGCCCCCTGGGAAAATTGTGCCCATCTTGCCAGAAGACGCCGGGCCTGTTGGACCTCCAGGACCATCTGGACCTCCGGGGCCTCCTAGCCTACCAGAAGTCCCTCTGTCTGCTGGGCCAACCTATCCAAACCCTGACGGACCACCTGAGCGTCCTCAGACGAACATTCGGGGCAGGTCGGATAAAG TCTCTTGTCCAGGAGGTTATGCGGTGTTCCGTGGGATCTGCTACAAGTtgtttgaaacaaagaaaacctTCAGCGAAGCGTTCGCGACCTGTCGTGCAGACGGTGGTACCCTCGCCATACCCCGTGACGACCAGATCAACGACTTCCTCATCTCCTTGTGTCATAAGCCAGGGAATGTCCAGCCGATAAAAGTttggttcggcctgcacgacCGGCGTGAAGAAGGGaagtttgagtgggtggatggttctccGCTTGGGGAGTACAACTCATGGGGCGCGATTCAACCAAACGAAGGGCCATATGGCCGCTTGCAAAATTGCGTTTATTATTGGGCATGGTCCACCTTGATAGATCCTAATAGATGGTACAACGGTAATTGCGACTTGCAGCACCGGTTTGTATGTCAAGTCTTTCCAGACAGCGCAACGGCTTGA
- the LOC136444958 gene encoding uncharacterized protein, giving the protein MRKNGLDKQPHRIYNADETGFELDPQKKKIVTFTKMNAPATSVRKGTRDHITSMECVAADGSTIPPLIIFSKSYPSTAYNLEGPDNALYATTPSGFIESDVFLQWLEKCFVRFCSPERPVMLLLDQHSTHVTREAIDLAIKEDIVLLGLPPHSSHFLQPLDAQGGPFLRMKSSFEDVVNDMTLIKPNFFVTKSSFPRIIKGVRERTLTMSVIKTGFKKTGIYPVNKEAISDRWLRMNDSSACPKEEDKVIDKKEAEDRLLPEELDVLRMAEEISDMQADQEDPTGRALLEIEVEMLELAEKISAKKPPVEKKTSAVSTCTACGSRLTTTNPFVQTGVVPAYVADLLTPIPDSQKRKSRKVRPKALVFDQEYIETLEREKQEKEDQKCEEKLKKKEEREEKKRKKMEEMENQRKARLEATQKRREEKQRKKMEELELKRKERLEIRQKRKEEALAK; this is encoded by the coding sequence ATGAGAAAGAACGGGTTAGACAAGCAGCCACATCGGATCTATAATGCTGACGAAACTGGATTCGAGCTTGACCCCCAGAAGAAGAAGATTGTCACCTTCACGAAGATGAATGCTCCAGCCACCTCCGTGAGGAAGGGAACGCGAGACCATATTACGAGCATGGAATGCGTGGCGGCTGACGGGTCCACTATACCGCCCCTGATCATATTCTCGAAGTCCTATCCTAGCACGGCCTACAACCTGGAAGGCCCTGACAACGCCCTGTATGCCACCACGCCATCAGGGTTCATTGAGTCAGACGTTTTCTTGCAGTGGTTGGAAAAGTGCTTTGTACGTTTCTGCTCCCCAGAACGTCCAGTGATGCTGCTGCTAGACCAGCACAGCACCCATGTGACGCGCGAGGCCATAGACTTGGCTATAAAGGAGGACATCGTCCTCCTTGGGTTACCACCCCACAGCAGCCACTTTCTACAGCCGTTGGACGCCCAAGGCGGGCCCTTTCTCAGAATGAAGTCCTCCTTTGAAGACGTTGTGAATGACATGACTCTCATCAAGCCGAACTTCTTTGTCACAAAGTCTTCGTTTCCTAGAATAATCAAAGGAGTTCGAGAGAGGACCTTGACAATGTCTGTCATCAAGACAGGCTTCAAGAAAACGGGAATTTATCCCGTCAACAAGGAAGCCATCAGTGATCGTTGGTTACGCATGAACGACTCAAGTGCCTGCCCCAAAGAAGAAGACAAGGTGATAGACAAGAAGGAGGCAGAAGATCGACTACTTCCGGAGGAGCTGGATGTCCTAAGAATGGCAGAGGAGATTAGCGACATGCAAGCGGATCAAGAAGACCCCACAGGAAGAGCGCTCCTGGAAATAGAAGTAGAGATGTTGGAGCTCGCTGAGAAGATTTCCGCCAAAAAGCCACCTGTCGAGAAGAAAACGTCAGCTGTTTCCACTTGCACGGCATgcggttcaagattgacaacaACAAATCCCTTCGTACAGACAGGTGTTGTCCCCGCGTATGTGGCTGACCTGCTAACGCCTATTCCAGATTCTCAGAAACGCAAGTCAAGAAAGGTACGGCCCAAAGCCCTGGTCTTCGACCAAGAATATATTGAAACCTTGGAAAGAGAGAAGCAGGAGAAAGAAGATCAGAAGTGTGAAGAGAAGTTGAAGAAGAAAGAGGAGAGAGaggagaagaagagaaagaagatgGAAGAGATGGAAAACCAGCGAAAAGCGAGATTGGAAGCCACACAGAAACGGAGAGAGGAGAAACAGAGAAAGAAGATGGAAGAGTTGGAGTTGAAGCGGAAAGAGCGGTTGGAGATAAGACAGAAACGGAAAGAAGAGGCGTTGGCAAAGTAG